The window GTGAAGATTAAACAAATTACCGAGAGCGTGCGCAAATATTACAGACTTAATTAGAAGCTGGAGGAGTCTGGAACACTTGGACAAACATATGACTGGATGCCCATATGACTAGCTATGACTAGCTCCATCAATTTGTTACGGACCGATCGAAATACATATGCTAATGCCTGGCAACGGGGCAAGAAATGCGAGTGCCTCCAACCTGAAGTGTCTTTATAAATGTTACGATTATTTATTCACATTCGGTGCATTTTCCAATACGCGTTCCATACCGGTTTCCCAACCGATGCAATAATACTTGTAACGATGCTTCGCTTCCGATTTGTGcacagaaaacaaaattatgtATGATTCCGCCCCATTATCATACTTTTATTGCTTAGTGAATATAGCCTATTATCGTCAAAAAAACTGATTCATAAGGGTATTGTGGAATTACtaattttacaatttatatattgatttgccaaaaaaaatatatgtatttaaaaagGTTAATTTGTTCCTGAAACTTTAGCTTGACTTCCAGAATCATGGttataaactaaaaactagTAATTGTAATCCTATTTAATCATTAATAAGAATAAACCTTCAAGtttcttttataaaatatttctcaaACCAAACTTctttttggaatatttctatatattaattttttgtttaaaaacctCAAAGATGGACCATTGATAGTTTCCATTGATAGTTTTTCTCCGAGTGGGTAACGCACGCGGGTGAGTCTATGTCCATATAGTATATATGGTCTATACCTGCTTATAAGTGAGCCGATCGCCAATCGACCCTGCGCTTTTGCTTTTGAGCTCTTGACCAGGTAACAACTCTTACCTGTTGTTTTTCCTTCGAGTTGTGGGTGGCAGTATCACTGAGCACTGAACACCACCTAAAAGCTTATCAgtctcccaaaaaaaaagcgaaataaaagcaaaataatTGAGAGCTAGATCAGCACGGCACGAACttcacccaaaaaaaagtcagTGCTCGTCGAGAGTGGCAGAAAAAGCGACAGAGCAGACTCGGTTCGGGTTCTGGGTTCGGATTCTCCGGGTATTTCTACAAGGCGCAAAAGCGCCGCGATCTCAAACCGAAAACAGCCGTAGACCGTAGACCGTAAACCGTAGACCAGTCTCCTCGTCCTCGAGTTGTCTGTGGGAAAATCGCGAATAAAAAACGATCGAATATTTGAAACGATCGAATTGGATTTGCATTAATTGCAAAGTGAATGTGTGGAGTGAATGTGCGAGGAGATCGTGTGAAACATGAGCATATAATTTGACAACCCGACAAAATCGAATCATTTAGCAAAAGGCAATCGAAAAGATCAGTTCAGAAAACTCCCCCAACTTCAgcagaaaatttaaacaaaaaaaaatacacaatgAAGGACCTCTCCCAATGCTTGTGGATTACAATCATCTTTGGAAGCTGCATCTGGTTCTGCCTTGGGTAAGTTTCAACTGGAATACTGATGGAAAACCCCAACCATTAACCATAATATCAGACACATCATTCAAATTGATTTGCCTCTGTACCCCCAATGGTCtgataaaaacaattttagcAAGACGTTTCCAAATTTAGATTGATTTCTTCACTTTTTGTTTGACAAAAAATGGTAGTCGAGTAACTTTCCAAAAGTATTCCTAATCTTGAAATTATAAATCATATCAAGAATAGGGAAATGTAAAAAGGAAAGTATTACTCATTACCAGATTCCATTGATAACGGCTCTCAAAAATTTTATCTGATAACAAGATGTTATTTCAGAGAATATGTTCACATGGAATCTGATAAGACTGGGGCTTACACCCATTACAGAATTTGgaaatattgtttataaatatttcctGTCCCTGGATTTTTCCAGATTTCAAAACCTGTTGTTGTTCCTCACCAGTTGCAATAACAGTCTgggaatttttaatttcatttaaatctTTAGGTAAATCTTTAAACGatggcaaaaaataaatcctCCATGTCTGAGATTAGAATTTAATTAAGATTTTCTCACCGAACGCAccgaaaaattattattacagTCGGCATTTTGTCTTTGAAGTCCGAAACAAAAAGTTCAAGAGTCCCCCGTACCCGGTTTGGATGAAAATTTCTTATCGGATAAGTTCAAGATCTGGGGGCTATATCAATACGGAGTCTAATTAGTTTCCTGTTATGGGACCAGGTCAATTgaattcaataattttttgttgttgcgcAAACAAGTAAATAATGGCGAaagtagaaaaaataaaatactagtTAAATAATAGGCGACGACTGTCAGAAGAGAAGACAAATATTTtcctattatttatttttatttagccATTTATTTCGCAGTTTGATGATTTAAGGGAACCTGCAAATGAGCTTGCACAGCTGCTCAGGTGCTCACTGCTCACTGCTCAGTAACTCCCATATCTTCcacctttatttttatttttttctatccCATTAATGCGGCTTTGCTCTGAAGAAGTCagatcccaaaaaaaaaaaagtatttcaaGCATGGAATATCCCAATGAACCCGTAAATTGTTTTACTTTTCAAGTATTGCTcgaaattgtaaatatttttaatgcgCTTTAAAGCTATTGCTTCACCGATTCTTAGGgtgtgaaaaaaaattaattaaatattaaataattgtaTATTATTTTCGAAAGGGGGGTGGGCTTCAAGAGGTTCCTATAAGTTAAATCCAGATCACTTATCATTTCTTAAACTTTTAGTGCCAACATCCTAGCCGTTGATGAGGAAGAGTGTCCTTCTTTGGTGAATGCCTCAAGTCTGCAACAGACGCAACTCATCCAAAGATTGACCCACGTCTGCCGGTACGATCGCCTGGAGAGACCCATAGGTGAGATAAAAGGATTCAAAGTTGGAAAAATACTTCTATCTAAAATGTAATCTTCCTCCTAGATTACAATTATACGGCGCAACCTGTTAAACGTCTTCCCATCGTCGTAAAGACAAGGATCTACGTATATTTCCTGCAGAATCTCAACTCAGACCTGCTGCAATTCAAGATGCACGCTCTTCTGCAACTGAGTTTCCAGGACAAACGGTTGGCCTACAAGGAGTTCAATCGCTACGACAATATCCTGGGACAGAAGCACCTGAGCGAACGCCTCTGGCTGCCTCACATCTTCTTCTCCAACGAACGAGAATCCAGCATCCTGGGTACGGACGAGAAGGATGTCCTGACCTCTCTGTCTCCAGAGGGCAACGTTATAATTTCCACCAGGATGCAGGCCACCCTTTACTGCTGGATGAACTTTAAAAAGTTTCCCTTTGATCAGCAATTTTGTTCCACTGTCCTAGAGAGCTGTAAGTGATTGGAGTTTAGATTTTTGaacttaaataatttgtaattCTTATCCACAGGGATGTACAATACCTCTGACTTGGTTTTGGAATGGGAGGAGCATATGCCTATATCCTTTGATCCTGATATGCGTCTGACGGAGTATAATATGGCCAGATTTTGGCACAACACCACCTTGGTGGTTTCGAACATTGAAAATCTGCGACATGGAGCTTTTGGTAGGACGAAAAGGATATCATTTTTAGGACCTTATTTAACTTTATGCTACCCTTATAGTGGGCAACTATAGCTCCTTGAGCTTTACCGTGAATCTGAAGCGTGAAATTGGCTTTTATTTGCTGGATTACTACCTGCCCTCCATGATGATAGTGGCCATTTCCTGGGTATCCTTTTGGCTGCAAGCTGATGCCTCGCCCCCACGAATTATGCTGGGTAAGGTTCAAATCAAATaaatcttttaaattttaactaATTGTTAATGTTAATTCTTTTCAGGAACCAGCACTATGCTGTCATTCATCACACTGTCCTCCTCGCAGAGCAAAACCCTGCCCAAGGTGAGCTACATAAAGGTATCGGAGGTGTGGTTCCTCGGATGCACCTTCTTCATCTTTGGCAGCCTGGTGGAGTTTGCCTTCGTGAACACAATCTGGCGGCGAAAGGAGAACATTGAACTGAAAAAGGTCAACAGCAAATACATCATCAAGTCCACTTTGACCCCACGACCCTCGCGACGACAAATTGGTGGCAGTCTGAGCAACGAATCCCGGGCCAGATCCTGCTCCAGTCTGGACAACATTGTCTCGAGCACGGAAAGTGTCCGCAATGGCAATGGAACTGTGAATCCTGGCTTTAACAACTACTTAACAGTTCATGTAAGTATCCTTATTCAATCTTGagtgattaaaaataataaacttatCCTTTAATTCTTTAGCCCAACTTGCCCATAATCAAAACCGAGTGCGCCGACACAGTCTCCATTTGTAGTGGACGAACCAGTAACGATCACATCGTGGACATGGACAAGGACAAGGAGAAAAAGGACACTCCTCCAACTTTTACTACGATGACCCCGCAGGAGATCGCCATGTGGATCGATCGGCGTTCCAGACTCCTGTTCCCCTGCATGTTCCTGGCCTTCAATGCCCTCTACTGGACCTTCGTCTACGTATTATAAGATTTTGACCCCCGGGTCGACACCCATGTGAAATCTTGTCTATTTGTTAACgcaaataattattaaattgtaaGATGCATCATCTCATAGTTGTACAAATGTTGATcatataaaattattgaaagaacatactaaaatatatattcctaaaatattatttccgTTTAAGTCAAACGTCCattgtttaatttattcacCAATCATCGCAAAATATTGAAACTTGaaatcttttaaaaattttgaatttgtaACTATTTCCAGAGGGCCCATACACAAATCTGGCAACACCATTAAGTATCAGTAGAGTTTCGAACCAGGTTCATGAAAAAATAGAAGTAATTCAATTACAAACCTAAAATTATTCATTTCGTAATTAATTTACTTTAACAATAcatacaatttttgaaatgagggaaattaaaacatatttctCGATTCtctgtcaaattttctgggtgatccccttcaaaaatgatgaaaaCCGCTTGTAAGGCCAATGTgagccactgcgaaggctatatctttgccaatatccctccgatccttaagcgggataccttaaacgatgtGTAGCTCGATTCTCtgcaaatctgcatcaaaatctaaatgcaaattattttttcgattttttgtcaaattttctggggggtccccttcaaaaatgatgaaaaacgCTTCTGAGGCCAATATGAGCCagtgcgaaggctatatcttcgccaatatccctccgatccttaagcgggataccttaaacgatgtGTAGCTCGATTCTCCGCAAATCTGAATCAAAATCtaaatgcaaattattttttcgattttttgtcaaattttcttgggggtccccttcaaaaatgatgaaaaacgCTTGTGAGGCCAATATGAGCCagtgcgaaggctatatcttcgccaatatccctccgatccttaagcgggataccttaaacgatttgtggctCGATTCTCcgcaaatctgcatcaaaatctaaatgcaaattattttttcgattttttgttaaattttctggggggtccccttcaaaaatgatgAGAACCGCTTGTAAGGCCAATATGAGCCACTGCGAAGGcaatatcttcgccaatatccccccgatccttaagcgggataccttaaacgatgtGTAGCTCGATTCTCtgcaaatctgcatcaaaatctaaatgcaaattattttttcgatttgttgtcaaattttctggggggtccccttcaaaaatgatgaaaaacgCTTCTGAGGCCAATATGAGCCagtgcgaaggctatatcttcgccaatatccctccgatccttaagcgggataccttaaacgatgtGTAGCTCGATTCTCCGCAAATCTGAATCAAAATCtaaatgcaaattattttttcgattttttgtcaaattttctggggggtccccttcaaaaatgatgaaaaacgCTTGTGAGGCCAATATGAGCCACTGCGAAGGCAATATCTTTCCCAATATCcctccgatccttaagcgggataccttaaacgatttgtagctCGATTCTCCGCAAATCTGAATCAAAATCtaaatgcaaattattttttcgattttttgtcaaattttctggggggtccccttcaaaaatgatgAGAACCGCTTGTAAGGCCAATATgagccactgcgaaggctatatcttcgccaatatccctccgatccttaagcgggataccttaaacgatttgtggctCGATTCTCcgcaaatctgcatcaaaatctaaatgcaaattattttttcgattttttgttaaattttctggggggtccccttcaaaaatgatgAGAACCGCTTGTAAGGCCAATATGAGCCACTGCGAAGGcaatatcttcgccaatatccccccgatccttaagcgggataccttaaacgatttttagGTCGATTCTCCGCAAATCTGAATCAAAATCtaaatgcaaattattttttcgatttttggtcaaattttctgggggatccccttcaaaaatgatgaaaaCAGCTAGTAAGGCCAATATGAGCCACTGCGAAGGcaatatcttcgccaatatccccccgatccttaagcgggataccttaaacgatttgtaggtcgattctccgcaaatctgcatcaaaatctaaatgcaaattattttttcgattttttgtcaaattttctgggggatccccttcaaaaatgatgaaaaCCGCTTGTAAGGCCAATATgagccactgcgaaggctatatcttcgccaatattgctccgatccttaagcgggataccttaaacaatTTGTAGCTCGATTCTCcgcaaatctgcatcaaaatctggatgcaaattattttttcgattttttgtcaaattttctggggggaccccttcaaaaatgatgAGAACCGCTTGTAAGGCCAATATGAGCCACTGCGAAGGcaatatcttcgccaatatccccccgatccttaagcgggataccttaaacgatttgtaggtcGATTCTCCGCAAATCTGAATCAAAATCtaaatgcaaattattttttcgatttttggtcaaattttctgggggatccccttcaaaaatgatgaaaaCAGCTAGTAAGGCCAATATgagccactgcgaaggctatatcttcgccaatattGCTCCGATCCTTAAGAgcgataccttaaacgatttgtagtttGATTCTCCGCAAATCTGCACCAAAATGTGgatgaaaattattttttcgattttttgtcaaattttctgggggggtccccttcaaaaatgatgaaaaacgCTTGTAAGGCGTATATgagccactgcgaaggctatatcttcgccaatatcgcttcgatccttaagcgggataccttaaacgatttgtagctCGATTCTCCGCAAATCTGCACCAAAATGTGgatgaaaattattttttcgattttttgtcaaattttctgggggggtccccttcaaaaatgatgaaaaacgCTTGTAAGGCCAATATgagccactgcgaaggctatatcttcgccaatatcgcttcgatccttaagcgggataccttaaacgatttgtagctCGATTCTCcgcaaatc of the Drosophila ananassae strain 14024-0371.13 chromosome 2R, ASM1763931v2, whole genome shotgun sequence genome contains:
- the LOC6506838 gene encoding pH-sensitive chloride channel 2, with amino-acid sequence MKDLSQCLWITIIFGSCIWFCLGANILAVDEEECPSLVNASSLQQTQLIQRLTHVCRYDRLERPIDYNYTAQPVKRLPIVVKTRIYVYFLQNLNSDLLQFKMHALLQLSFQDKRLAYKEFNRYDNILGQKHLSERLWLPHIFFSNERESSILGTDEKDVLTSLSPEGNVIISTRMQATLYCWMNFKKFPFDQQFCSTVLESWMYNTSDLVLEWEEHMPISFDPDMRLTEYNMARFWHNTTLVVSNIENLRHGAFVGNYSSLSFTVNLKREIGFYLLDYYLPSMMIVAISWVSFWLQADASPPRIMLGTSTMLSFITLSSSQSKTLPKVSYIKVSEVWFLGCTFFIFGSLVEFAFVNTIWRRKENIELKKVNSKYIIKSTLTPRPSRRQIGGSLSNESRARSCSSLDNIVSSTESVRNGNGTVNPGFNNYLTVHPNLPIIKTECADTVSICSGRTSNDHIVDMDKDKEKKDTPPTFTTMTPQEIAMWIDRRSRLLFPCMFLAFNALYWTFVYVL